Genomic window (Methanomassiliicoccales archaeon):
GTGATTGATTATGCGTACAAATGGCAGTATTTCATTGAGACCCTCCCTGAATATTATTCGTGGTCACCTGAGGAGTATGAGAATTTAGTCCTCATTTATTCCGCATCAAAATGGTCAAGAGCTCTTGGTCGCCGACTGGGCTGGATTTGCGCGCCAAGAAAAGTTGTTGAAGCGATGGAGACGATGCTTGCATACTCAATCCTTTGTGGTGATCATTTTCATCAACTCGCCATGGCAATCTATCTCGAAGAGTCGATTGCTGACGGAAGCCTCAGGACCTATGTGAACATGTGGAATGATAGATACAAGAATGCCGCAAGAGTTACTGTAGAAGCGATTGATGAGTACTGCGGATGTAGGAGATTGGTTCCACAGGGTGCTTTATATACAGTTATGGATCTCGGCGAAACAGCGGAGCCTCTGGTTCACGAGATTTTGAAAAACACGGGCGTTCTTTTCATACCAGGAATCGGATTCGGCGATTCACTCATCAATGGGGTTCGCGTGTCATATGGTCCGCTTGTTGAGACACCAGAAAAGATTAGAGAAGGACTGCGTCGTACCGGGGAATATCTCAAAAGCAGAAAAAAGAAATGAAATCGTTTACAAATTTCCCTTTATGATCGTCGTGATTTCACTTTTTGAATCATGAACAATGATAGTGTGTTCTGCCTGGCTAACGATTCCCCCTTTGATTTCATTCAGCACTGGATAACTTGAAATCAGGCCGTGTCTGTGAAGTGTCCTGATCATGGAAGAGGCGTTCCTATCAATTTCATGACACCACCTTTCGCAGAAAGGCAGGGAATTAAACCGCTCGTGGACTTGCCTGAAGAACTCGAGGGCTTTTTCATCCCTAATCGGCCTTTCTGTAAGCACCCTATAGATGTTCCCAGGTTTACCGCTCCTCACCTCTCCAGTCCCGTCCGTTGCAAATGGTTCAATGGCAAGCACCATGTCATTGCGAATCTTTGCTTGTATCCCGTCATCAATATTCGGAATGCTGAGTCCAGCATGCAAATTGTATCGCGTCATACTGTGGCCTGTAAGGTTGACAACAGGACGGAATCCCGCTCCTTTGATCGTCCGCTCAATAGCCCCACCGATCATACTGACTGAAACCCCATCGCAGACAATATCGAGGGCAATACGCAGCGCTTCATCGGCAGCACGAATTAGTTTTTCTTGCTTCCGCGTCTTTATTTCAACCGTCGCCGCTGTATCGCCGATATATCCATCGATGTGTGCTCCGACATCGATCTTAACGATATCTCCCTCTTTGAACCGCTTGTCATCATCGGAACTTGGCGTGTAGTGAGCCGCAACTTCGTTTACGCTGATGTTAACTGGAAAGGCCGGTTTGGCACCTCTCCTCTTAATAAATTCTTCGACCTCGACCGCGAGATCTAGATACCGGACACCCTCGTCGATCAAATCAAGACCCAATTGACGCGCTTCTCCAGCGATCGCACCGGCTTTCTTCAAGCACTGAAGTGCATATTCATTCATTGAGTGCCGCCTCTATCGCCTCACGTGAAATTGCACCTTGTCTGATAATCTCTATTCCATTATCAGTCACCTGGACGATCGTTGACGGTTTTCCAACACGACACGGCCCACAATCGAAGCAATAATCGACTTCATTCCCGATGTCTGCAATCGCCATTTGAGCTGTTGTCGGGTCAGGTCGCGAGTGAAGATTGGCGCTGGTTGAAATGATCGGACCGCACTGCTCGATCAGACGGAGCGCTAATGGGTGATCAGGTATACGAATTCCAATTTCAGGTGTTGCAGATGTCAAGATGTCTGGAATATTCCCTT
Coding sequences:
- the map gene encoding type II methionyl aminopeptidase → MNEYALQCLKKAGAIAGEARQLGLDLIDEGVRYLDLAVEVEEFIKRRGAKPAFPVNISVNEVAAHYTPSSDDDKRFKEGDIVKIDVGAHIDGYIGDTAATVEIKTRKQEKLIRAADEALRIALDIVCDGVSVSMIGGAIERTIKGAGFRPVVNLTGHSMTRYNLHAGLSIPNIDDGIQAKIRNDMVLAIEPFATDGTGEVRSGKPGNIYRVLTERPIRDEKALEFFRQVHERFNSLPFCERWCHEIDRNASSMIRTLHRHGLISSYPVLNEIKGGIVSQAEHTIIVHDSKSEITTIIKGNL
- a CDS encoding L-threonylcarbamoyladenylate synthase translates to MELISCKKKNCPVCDLRESKIREIADGVKQGKLVIYPTETLYGLGANPFDESAIKKVYMVKRRPFDMPLSIAVRDVNMLEEFAVLDNKSRKLISKFTPGPITILLMKKGNIPDILTSATPEIGIRIPDHPLALRLIEQCGPIISTSANLHSRPDPTTAQMAIADIGNEVDYCFDCGPCRVGKPSTIVQVTDNGIEIIRQGAISREAIEAALNE